In one Prochlorococcus marinus XMU1404 genomic region, the following are encoded:
- the trpC gene encoding indole-3-glycerol phosphate synthase TrpC, which translates to MEIRRRPPNPTVRVENLEYAVPHREAQAKNILEEIVWHKDIEIKNFKKIVSLEDLIKKIENLSAPKDFYKNILDSKIKPGVIAEIKKASPSKGVIRKDFNPEDIAICYEGLGASCISVLTDKRFFQGSYEILETVRKSTNLPLLCKDFIISAYQIYKARVSGADAILLIAAILSDDDLIYLKKIADNLKMSVLVEVHNDNELERILKLKSFNLIGINNRDLKTFKTDLKTSIELMHKYADIFLKQNIIPISESGINCAEDLDSLRSIGIKGVLIGETFMRESDIEQSFKKLFKSI; encoded by the coding sequence ATGGAGATAAGACGCAGACCACCAAATCCAACAGTTAGGGTTGAAAATTTAGAATATGCTGTACCTCATAGAGAAGCACAAGCAAAAAATATTCTGGAAGAAATTGTATGGCATAAAGACATTGAAATTAAGAATTTTAAAAAAATAGTTTCTTTAGAAGATTTAATAAAAAAAATTGAAAATCTTTCTGCCCCAAAAGATTTTTATAAAAATATCTTGGATTCAAAAATTAAACCAGGAGTAATTGCAGAAATAAAAAAAGCTAGTCCGAGTAAAGGAGTTATTAGAAAAGATTTTAACCCTGAAGACATAGCAATTTGTTATGAAGGATTAGGTGCATCATGTATCTCAGTACTTACCGATAAAAGGTTTTTTCAAGGTAGTTATGAAATACTCGAAACTGTAAGAAAATCAACTAATCTCCCTCTACTATGCAAAGATTTTATTATTTCTGCTTATCAGATTTATAAAGCAAGGGTATCTGGTGCTGATGCGATATTATTAATCGCTGCGATTTTAAGTGATGACGATTTAATTTATCTAAAGAAAATAGCTGATAATTTAAAGATGAGTGTTCTTGTTGAAGTGCATAATGATAATGAATTAGAAAGGATTCTAAAATTAAAATCTTTTAATTTGATTGGAATAAATAATAGGGATTTAAAGACTTTTAAAACTGATTTAAAAACATCAATAGAATTGATGCATAAATATGCTGATATATTTTTAAAACAAAATATTATTCCCATTAGTGAATCAGGAATTAATTGTGCCGAAGATCTAGATTCGCTTAGATCTATTGGAATCAAGGGAGTATTAATTGGTGAAACTTTTATGAGAGAAAGTGATATTGAACAATCTTTCAAGAAATTATTTAAATCAATTTAA